The following coding sequences lie in one Lytechinus pictus isolate F3 Inbred unplaced genomic scaffold, Lp3.0 scaffold_20, whole genome shotgun sequence genomic window:
- the LOC129282852 gene encoding CUB and sushi domain-containing protein 3-like: MTLVLRCTTTLHTTNCMFTPYTTKFQAFVVYHKPGATNCSAPSTPAHAHLTDRRLNYNYGDRITVTCNTSSDSFTIQCHNKGLWSGPHISCPAPAYAVGLPDLPAKCSAPLIPRYSAIQSLQLSYNHGESVTVQCDNSSVQPFTLRCNTTGLWIGHMQQCPPPIAEPVRCNSPYIPRYGSIDNLRLDYSVGASVRITCDNSTDSYNIRCNSDGFWTGSVLSCPAPIIDPEKCSAPYVPRYATIQGLKMSYDFNERITVTCDNSTTQFTLRCDVHGLWSGPVVSCPEPYRPPTRCNAPSIPRYSSVQNLQASYDLGFRVNVRCDNSSVQFALRCRTGGLWEGQVANCLTPIAKPIRCNSPYIPRYGSIDNLRLDYSVGDSSRITCDNSADSYNLQCNSDGFWTGSVLSCPAPVEAPEKCSAPYVPRYATIQALRMSYDFNEQITVTCDNSTTQFTLRCDVHGLWSGPVVSCQEPYSPPENCSAPYVPRYATIQGLKISYDFNERITVTCDNSTSQFTLRCHTHGLWNGPVVSCPEPYRPPVQCSAPYVPRYATIQDLKMSYDFNKRITVTCDNSTIQFTLRCDAHGLWSGPVVSCPEPYRPPVQCSAPYVPRYATIQDLKMSYDFNERITVTCDNSTTQFSLRCDAHGLWSGPAVSCPEPYRPPVKCSAPYVPRYATIQNFQMSYDYSDIITVTCDGSTTQFIIQCDTNGLWKGQAVDCREPPQVPRQCNAPAIPRYSSIEGQQLVYNANDEVVVSCDGGSSQFTLRCNNAGIWTGPTIVCPAPDPGATHQTFCSAPVIPRHSTNQNLRLSYKPGDRVNVTCDEDHSSFLLVCREGLWIGQNIVCEEPDVECDPPIIPAVSSVKNLKPRYKVGDEVNVTCNGDSDWFIWECHRDGKWRGSAIDCPIPRPSLGHVRTVPGNTADRKAENESTGFLTTALLVTALIVFVLVLMSMAGLSIFVKRRVRSSSNEYLHDKSADRGPLPDVPSGYAGYIAGDKSLYTEPYLKPDRNTHNYEDYDTPR; encoded by the exons ATGACCCTCGTGTTGAGGTGCACTACAACATTGCATACAACAAACTGCATGTTTACTCCATACACAACCAAATTCCAAGCATTCGTCGTGtaccacaaaccag GAGCAACCAACTGTAGCGCCCCATCCACCCCAGCTCATGCACACCTCACAGACCGCCGATTGAACTACAACTACGGTGACAGGATTACTGTAACTTGCAATACCAGCTCGGATAGCTTCACCATTCAGTGCCACAACAAGGGACTATGGAGTGGACCCCACATCTCATGTCCTGCACCTGCATATGCAGTCG GTCTTCCAGATCTTCCAGCCAAATGTAGCGCTCCTTTAATTCCGAGGTACTCCGCGATTCAATCACTTCAGTTGAGCTATAACCATGGGGAAAGTGTGACTGTACAATGTGACAATAGCAGTGTTCAACCCTTTACACTTCGATGTAATACCACAGGGTTATGGATTGGCCATATGCAGCAGTGTCCTCCGCCAATTGCAG AGCCGGTACGATGTAACAGTCCGTACATCCCGAGGTATGGGTCAATTGATAACCTTCGTCTGGACTACAGTGTTGGCGCCAGTGTAAGAATCACATGTGACAACAGTACAGACAGCTATAACATTCGGTGTAACTCTGACGGATTCTGGACGGGAAGCGTTCTTTCTTGTCCGGCACCAATTATAG acccagAGAAATGCAGCGCCCCTTATGTTCCAAGGTATGCAACAATCCAGGGCCTCAAAATGAGCTACGACTTCAATGAACGAATAACCGTAACGTGCGACAACAGTACTACACAGTTTACCCTCAGATGTGACGTGCATGGCCTTTGGAGCGGTCCAGTGGTGTCTTGTCCAGAACCTTACAGAC CCCCTACAAGGTGCAACGCTCCTAGCATTCCAAGATATTCATCAGTTCAGAATCTTCAAGCATCTTACGACCTTGGCTTCAGGGTAAATGTAAGATGTGATAACAGCTCGGTTCAATTCGCACTCAGATGTCGCACAGGTGGACTCTGGGAGGGACAGGTAGCAAATTGCCTGACACCTATAGCAA AACCGATACGATGTAACAGTCCGTACATCCCGAGGTATGGGTCTATTGATAACCTTCGTCTGGACTACAGTGTTGGCGACAGTAGCAGGATCACATGTGACAACAGTGCAGACAGCTATAACCTTCAGTGCAACTCTGACGGATTCTGGACGGGAAGCGTTCTTTCTTGTCCGGCACCAGTTGAAG CTCCGGAGAAGTGCAGCGCCCCTTACGTCCCAAGGTATGCCACAATCCAGGCCCTGAGGATGAGCTACGACTTCAATGAACAAATAACCGTAACGTGTGACAACAGTACTACACAGTTTACCCTCAGATGTGACGTGCATGGCCTTTGGAGTGGCCCAGTTGTGTCTTGTCAAGAACCTTACAGCC CTCCAGAGAATTGCAGTGCCCCGTACGTCCCAAGGTATGCAACAATCCAGGGCCTCAAAATTAGCTACGACTTCAATGAACGAATAACCGTAACATGTGACAACAGTACTTCACAGTTCACGCTCAGATGTCACACCCATGGCCTATGGAATGGCCCAGTAGTGTCTTGTCCAGAACCTTACAGAC CCCCAGTGCAGTGCAGCGCCCCTTACGTCCCAAGGTATGCCACAATCCAGGACCTCAAAATGAGCTACGATTTCAATAAAAGAATAACCGTAACGTGTGACAACAGTACTATACAGTTCACCCTCAGATGTGACGCGCATGGCCTTTGGAGTGGTCCGGTGGTGTCTTGTCCAGAACCTTACAGAC CCCCAGTGCAGTGCAGCGCCCCTTACGTCCCAAGGTATGCCACAATCCAGGACCTCAAAATGAGCTACGACTTCAATGAAAGAATAACCGTAACGTGTGACAACAGCACTACACAGTTCAGCCTCAGATGTGACGCGCATGGCCTTTGGAGCGGCCCGGCGGTGTCTTGTCCAGAACCTTACAGAC ctCCCGTAAAATGCAGCGCACCATACGTTCCACGATATGCaacaattcaaaattttcaaatgagtTATGACTATAGTGATATAATCACTGTGACATGTGATGGAAGCACCACTCAGTTTATCATACAGTGTGACACAAACGGTCTATGGAAAGGACAGGCAGTAGATTGTCGAGAACCTCCACAAG TTCCAAGACAATGCAATGCTCCTGCTATCCCAAGATATTCAAGTATTGAGGGACAACAATTGGTCTATAATGCTAATGACGAGGTAGTTGTATCCTGTGACGGAGGTAGTTCTCAGTTCACCCTTCGATGTAACAATGCTGGAATATGGACTGGACCTACCATCGTTTGCCCTGCGCCTGATCCGG GTGCCACTCATCAAACCTTCTGTAGTGCTCCGGTCATTCCCCGTCATTCAACCAACCAGAATCTTCGTCTCTCATACAAACCTGGCGATAGGGTTAACGTGACATGCGATGAAGATCATAGTTCCTTCCTCTTGGTATGTCGAGAAGGGTTATGGATTGGACAAAACATAGTGTGCGAGGAACCAGATGTAG AATGCGACCCACCAATCATACCAGCTGTTTCATCTGTCAAAAATTTAAAACCTCGCTACAAGGTTGGCGACGAGGTCAACGTTACTTGCAACGGCGACTCTGATTGGTTCATTTGGGAATGTCACCGGGATGGCAAATGGCGGGGAAGTGCCATTGATTGCCCTATTCCAAGACCATCCCTTGGCCATGTTAGAACCGTTCCAG GAAATACTGCAGATAGAAAAGCTGAGAATGAGAGCACAGGTTTCTTAACTACGGCCCTGCTTGTAACTGCGCTGATCGTTTTCGTTTTGGTGCTGATGTCAATGGCAGGTCTCTCTATCTTCGTGAAACG TCGGGTCCGTTCATCCTCAAACGAATACCTGCATGATAAAAGTGCTGACCGGGGACCACTCCCCGACGTCCCATCGGGTTACGCAGGTTACATTGCAGGTGACAAGTCATTGTACACGGAACCCTACCTCAAACCAGACCGCAACACTCATAACTACGAGGACTATGATACCCCACGTTAA